In one window of Cupriavidus necator N-1 DNA:
- a CDS encoding enoyl-CoA hydratase/isomerase family protein, producing MEFTALTVNIASHVATVTLNRPDVRNAFNETVIAELTGAFRALGDMDEVRAIVLAGNGPAFCAGADLNWMKKMAGYSDDQNRADALTLAQMLHTIWSCPRPVIARIQGDTYAGGMGLVAACDIAVAAEHAHFCLSEARLGLLPATISPYVIRALGEQAARRYFITAERFDAAEALRLGFVHTVVPAEALDAKVTELATALVANSPNAVRESKRLVQDVAGRAIDNDLLADTADRIAKIRASEEGREGVKSFLEKRSPSWRPA from the coding sequence ATGGAATTCACCGCACTGACCGTCAATATCGCCAGCCACGTCGCCACCGTCACGCTGAACCGGCCCGATGTGCGCAACGCCTTCAACGAGACCGTGATCGCCGAGCTGACCGGCGCCTTCCGCGCGCTGGGCGACATGGACGAGGTGCGCGCAATCGTGCTGGCCGGCAATGGCCCGGCCTTCTGCGCCGGCGCCGACTTGAACTGGATGAAGAAGATGGCGGGCTATTCCGACGACCAGAACCGTGCCGATGCGCTGACCCTGGCGCAGATGCTGCACACCATCTGGTCGTGCCCGCGCCCGGTGATCGCGCGCATCCAGGGCGACACCTACGCCGGCGGCATGGGCCTGGTGGCCGCGTGCGATATCGCGGTGGCAGCCGAGCACGCGCACTTCTGCCTGTCCGAGGCGCGCCTGGGCCTGCTGCCCGCCACCATCAGCCCGTATGTGATCCGCGCGCTGGGCGAGCAGGCCGCACGCCGCTACTTCATCACCGCCGAGCGTTTCGATGCCGCCGAGGCGCTGCGGCTGGGCTTTGTGCACACGGTGGTGCCGGCCGAGGCCCTGGACGCCAAGGTCACCGAACTGGCGACCGCGCTGGTGGCCAACAGCCCGAACGCCGTGCGCGAAAGCAAGCGGCTGGTGCAGGACGTCGCCGGGCGTGCGATCGACAACGATTTGCTGGCCGATACCGCGGACCGGATTGCGAAGATCCGGGCGTCGGAAGAGGGGCGTGAAGGGGTGAAGTCGTTCCTGGAAAAGCGCTCGCCGTCGTGGCGCCCCGCTTGA